In Nymphaea colorata isolate Beijing-Zhang1983 chromosome 10, ASM883128v2, whole genome shotgun sequence, the genomic stretch TTAGTTACTACTCATTTgaccatttttttcattataattcaatcTTCATTATGTAATCGAGCCGAGTCaggttcttacaactcgaacgaGCATACACTTGAACTTGAGCCCGAGTCCGCTTGAGTAATGCAGCCTTATTATCAGGGTATAAATTAAGAACCCTGCAACTACAAGAGCAGGAGAATAACTTCACACTCAAATAACATTAGGAAATAAAATTAAGCAAATATTAGGGAAAAGAAACCCCCATTCTTGACATGCTTTCGAGATTGTACTGACCTTTCAGCAAATTTAGCATTCATGGTGCTAAGTTACAGTTGAAGAACTCGTTCTGTAGAAAACGTATTCCCTGTATCGTATGGTCTCAAGCAAGCCTGATGGTTGATCCTAGAATCAGAGATGATACAAGACGCAAGGGACAGAGTCCCGTAGAACCGTCATGGGTTCCATATTGCCACTTTTACATGGATTGTTCCAATAATTGAATTTACTAAGTCTAATCcaacaattgaaattttcatcaGTTTCTCATCTTGTTACGAATCTTTGGAACATGAGACTACAACGAATTATAATGTGCCATCCATCTTTATAGGGTGTTGAGAAATGACTCTTCATCACAAACTTAGCCCAGCAGCAGAATATATTCACTAATCTCAAAAGTGTAAAGCTGCACAAAGGGGATCCTTTCATGCACTTGGCTAGGTTCGTTGGCTTAAAGCTTTCCAATTGAAAGAGGACAAAGAGTTCGATATCCAAGCTAAGCAGTGCTTACCAGATAGCTGAAGTAGCAGATTTTTCCATCTTCTGGAAGGAGCACTTGAGAGGTTTTGCACATTTACAAGAAATTCCAAACATGTCGCCATTTAAGCTAGAAAAATCTAGCACATGAACCTCCTTGAAAATCGGGACTAGCATGAACTTTTCAGAAAACCATTTATGGCCAACAGCAAAAAGACAAATAAACAAGTAAAGAATGCACCAGTAAGGGGCCAAggtgacaaaagaaaaaaacaaaattgctTGGTGAGGCAGTATGAGTATGAGCAAAAGAATCTTCTGTAAGGAGacaaagaagcaaaaaatatgaaacCATGAAAAGGCAGACAAAAAATCCTGTTATGCAGGCAGCATGATATACAGTTAGCTCAGAGATTTACAAAAGGGAACAGAACTATACATGtccaaataaataaaagatCCATCCTCAGTTAGAAAGCAAACAGACAATATTTGTATAAGAAGTTTTATTGGTCCACCACTGTAGTAAGATATAATAACCCAGCCGATGTCCTATATATCCAAACAGATTCTCAATAACAGCAGGCCATGAACATCTACAAGCAGTTAAGCCCCCAAGGCTATAACTCTTTATGCATAGCCAACATAGCTAATGCACTAAAATAAGGATTTCCAATCATAAAGGTAGGAAATCCTAATGTTGGTGTATCTCACAGATGTGACCAATTTGGCCTTCTCAAAATCATTCTTTGACGTGCTGCCATGCTTGTGAGTTAGTAAACAATGTCAAAATATATTGTAGTACACGTCAAAAAGCTTTCTTTTCGTACATAACCAAGTCATGCACTCCACCTTCAACTTGTGCAGCTCCGCTCCTTACCTGCAAGGCATACATCATTCCAAAAGGTAAGacatgcaaaaaaagaaaaaggcacaTGCAGATATGTTTTTGAGGCTGTGTAGCTTTAGCCTTTAAGCATAAGCCATACCTCTAGTCTAAGCCCCCCCGATCTGCATAACTTGTGTGCAGACTGCAAACTGGAGACACCAAGATCTTGGAAACCTTGTCTAACTGCCTGCATTGTGTAAGGAATTAATCTGAAAACAGAACCCTTGTCAGGTACAGCTGCAGAAACTCCTTGAGCAATCTTAAGTTTTGACTTGTCACCCAGATATCGAGCGTCACTCCCTTTGGTCATTGCATCAAGAGAGCCCATACCACGATATTTTTTCAACCGACGACCATCCTGGCAAAGTATACATTGACAAACAGCTTGTTTCAAGATCTAAAGAAGCAAAACCATTTAAGTGCATCATTTGAAGCACCAGGTCATCTGGTAAAGCAAAGTACTagttttcaaaaagaaaagatttgttAATGTAAGATCACACCTATATGCCTGTATGTGCTATCAAAAGAGATGCAAGAACCAGCCAGGGAGATCGAATTTACATTTAATCTATTTTAGTTCAGTTGTATTGGatctcttttgttgttttggaactAGATCAAAGTTAGTCTACAAAATGATGTTTGGGGTTCATTTGTAATCGGTCATTAGTTGAATAAAAACCCCAATTTCATTTATTTCCTTCGTTctgttcaattttctttcattcttctttgctttttgttgtttttacttGTTCATTGTTTGGTTCGTAATTTGCCACAGGGATCGTAGCTGACACAGGAGCTATCCATCCGGATCAAATTTAGATTAGACCAATTTTAGTTCAGTTTTATTGGATCTTTTTTGTGTTGGGATTTATTAATtttagttttggatccaaatcgtGAGATCCACTTTTAGTCTATAACATGATGTTCATTTGTAATCGGTCATTAGTTGAATGAAAACctaatttcatttgtttcagTTATTTCCTTTGTTctatattcaattttctttcgtTCTTATTTGCTTTCCATtgtttttactttcttggtgGTCATTTGGTTTGATGTTTGGGGTTCGTTCCATAGTTGAATGCTGCATTTGTTTTTGTAGATGACGATGGAGAACCAACCAACGGCGGTTGGGGGGTACTTTCAGATGGCAGACATCAGAGGAGGCATCAGATCATTTGGGGGGACTATAGTGGAGCCGCCGGCCTTTACAAGTTACATCTACCAGGAGAGATTGCCCTTGTAATAGGACTATAGGAGCCGGCGGATCACCACGGCTGGGTAGGCGGGTAATGGTTGTGCTTGTGCTGCGGGGAGAGGTCCCATCGATCTATGCCTAGGCGAGTGGCCGCCGGTAGGACCACCCACTGCCTGACCAGCGACTAGGTGTAAGGCCATGGCCTGAATGCAGGAAACGCAGGCCCGTGTTTCCTTAAAAGGGAAACTAGTTCTTAAGCGAACTGGTTCCTGATCGGAACGACCTGGTCATTTAAGGGGGGCCAATTCGGCGGTTCAAGGCCCCGTTTTGGGATTTTGGAACCGAGCCAGGGTCTCCCTACTCAAACCTAGACCCACATCCATATCATTTGGGACCCAGAGGGGTTAAAACTCGACTTGAACCTCCTAAACAGCCGATTCGAGCCTTTTCCAACCAGTTTCACTAGGTCTGTGGGTCTAGATCCAATTGTAATTTATACAAGCCTATTTTCTTCAACCACTTCTTGCCTAGCTCCTCTGACTTTTTACACCTAGAGACCGGTTTCAAACCCAAACCCAAGTCTAGTTTTGACCCAAATTTCTAGACTAAACCTAATTAGGAACCCAAGGATGGAAGCCAAAACCTGAACCAATTTACACACCCAAACCCATCACCCAAACCTTTTAGCAACATGCCAATCAGAGGTATCAGAATAGGGTCTGAGATGAAGCATCAGTTGACTCCACCTAACTAGAGATATGTTTTGCTGTACTCTTTTTTAACCAGAGGAGAATGACGTAGGAGCTATCCATCcagatcaaatttagattggATCCATTTAAGTCCAATTGTACTGGATCTCTTTTCTGTTGGGCTTTATtattttgagttttggatccagatccagggATCCGCTTTTAGTTTATAAAATGATGTTGAGGGTTCATTTGTCGGTCAATAGTTGAGTCAAAATCATAATTTCGTTTATTTTAGTTAGTTCCATAGTTCTATACAattttgttcattcttctttGCTTTCCATTGTTTTTACTTTCTTGTCTGTTGCGTGGTTCACAGTTTGCCGCAAAGATTAGAGCCAACCCTCTAATCACGGCATcaaaaagtcaaaaagaaagaaccacTGCATGATCAATTCAGAAACTACAAAAACTAAAGACAATATTCATGTATGCAAGTTATGGAAGTACACAAAGTAAGAAAACTGAGACAAAAAAGCCTATGTAAGTTTGGTCTAAATTAGATAGACACTTGAAAAAAGTGCATAAAAGCATACTTTCATTCTTTCAAACAACTAAGAGAAAACTTGGAAAGTCAATAGAAGTATGGTACAGCATAAATTCTATATATCCAACACTAATAGGCTGAGCGTATTCTCAGTATGATTATTTCCCTGTTTTGTTCATAGACAAGTCTCATTTCAAAGccttgaaaaatttatttaccTCTATGTGCATATGCAAAGAATGGGAATACAAGCCTTTATACCTTGCCCAGCCCATTAAAATAACAGAATAAAACACATAAAAAGATGCAAGGGAAGACTTGCAAACTAATAAAGATCAGCTCTTGTGTGCATTGACCATATTATGTTGGAGGTTAGAAAGACTTCCAACTCAAAACAACAAGATTCATCCTACATTTTGAGTCATCAAATCACATTGATCAGATGGCAGACTAGTGCAGACAAGTGCATGGACCCTacctatgtgtgtgtgtgtctgtgtgtttgATTGTGCGTGTTGCACACAAACAAATAATTAACCATGCAATAAACACAAatgttctttcaaaaaatatgtCTAACCTTGTAGAAATAGCCTCCAGCAGCCTCCTCAGTACCGGCAAAGAAGCTTCCCATCATGACAGTGGATGCTCCCAATGACAAGGCTTTGACAATATGCCCCGAGTTTTGGATACCTCCATCGGCAATAATAGGAACCCCACTTTGACTAGCAATGCTTGCAACCTTATAAACTGCAGTTGCCTACACGCAACAAAAATGGGTGAAAAAATAAacgatacaaaaaaaaaagtagaatcTACAGAAAAGTAAGTAAATTCAATTTTCTCTGACTCAGAAAAGACATAatataatgcaaaaaaaattgtagaaataATATAATTCTTCCAGACGATTGTTAATATCTTAGTTGCATTTAAAACCAGCTATGTGATTACAAAGGTGTTACAGAGACGATCATTCAATCATATGAATTCACCAGAGAATAATCAATTCAAGAATGCATATGTAACAAATAGATATAAAACCTGAGCTCTTCCAACAGCACAAACTTCTTGAGTGGTGCAAATTGATCCAGACCCCATACCAACTCTCAATGCATCAGCCCCAGCCTTAATCAAATTCTGTGCCTGGTAAGACGTAACAACGTTTCCAGCAATCACATCAAGCTCTGGATATGTCCTCTTCACATATAAGATCATCTCCCTTTGGTAGGTTGAATCTCCCTGTGAGCTATCCAGCACGATGACATTAATGCCAGCTTTGACGAGGTACTCCAGCCTCTCCTTATCATTCTCCCTGGTTCCAATTGCTGCCCCTACAAGAAATTTTCCATCTACTCCCACTGATGGGCGTGCAACAGAAACTGGCAACTCCATCCTCTTCTTCACATTATCCCTGCTCAGCAATTCCACAAGCAACCCATCTTCTGAGACCAAAGGTAGGTACTTCAGCTTCTTAGCAATCAAGGAGGCAGCTGCTTGCTCGAAGCTGGTTTCAGCAGGCACAGAGATAGGATCTCTAGTCATGACATTGCTGAGACGAGTTTCCTGATCAGGGGCAGCAAAGAGGTCCCTCTCTGTGACAATACCCACAAGCCTGGATTTGGTGGTTCCAGACTCAGTTACGAGAATGCAAGAGGAAGAGGACGAGGAAAGGACTGCAGAGGCATCGCCAACTGTGTCAGAGGGTGAGAGGCAAAGGGGATCAGAAATAAAGCCAAAACGGAGAGATTTAGCATGGGAGACAAGGGTGGCCTGCTCGGTGGGGAGGTTGTTGTAGTGAACGATGCCGATGCCACCCAATGCAGCCATGGCAGCAGCCATCGATGACTCTGTGACGGTGTCCATAGGAGAGGAAACACAAGGAGTGGCAAGGGTGATGTTTCTGGTGAGGTTGGTGGTAAGATCAACAGACTCTGCTGGAAAATCAATGTAACCaggatggaagatgacatcatCATATGTATAGGAAGTACCCTGGTTGAAAAGATGCTCTGGTGTGAACCCATCCTTGACTTCCACCAAACCATCACCCATCTTCTCTGAAAGACTAGAACCATGAAATCAGTGAGCAACaagaagtagaaaaagaaaatattgcaaagaaaAATACAACTACTATCAATGTGGGATAAACATCAAATGTCCTCAATATTCAAATTTATCTAAAAATTGGCTGCATCCAAGgcaattaaaaataagaaatgcaAAACAAGTGATGGTGAAAAGGACATACACTGATAGATACCTATCTATGATGAGTAGAAGGAAAAAGCTATGACAAGACATCTATATAAGAAGATTATAAAGAAATATACAAGCTCAACATAACTGCCATGTAAAATTGCTTCTTCAAGGTAAAATGCCTAATTTGGTGCAATCTTCATCAATCAGCTTCACAAACTTAATATATTCCACTTTATCCAGAGGGTGAGTTTGGTTCGTCAAAGGACTTGATATGTCTAGAAATTATTCagtttttttctccttcattgaaaatggaaaacaagtCTTTCATACTTGTTGACATGTAAGCTATATGTTTGTCACAACCTCTTATGGTTGTTTCTTGACATAGAACTCTGGAGTTCCTATCCTCATCTACAAGGAAAATTCTGTCAGTTCATTTCGCCTCATATCAGTACAAACACaccataaaattttcaactagAAATTTCCTTCAACTTAGACCCATTAAGAAACTCACATAGCCAGGCTTGGTCCAATTGTGTACAACTTATATTATTGGAGTTGAAACATATTCTTTCGGCATTAACCTCTTATAAATTATGCAACTTAAGCaatcttttctcttccttttattCCTCATCATTTGTTGAAAGTAAAGAAGATGAATTTGGTAAATTCTCCTGTTGgaacaatttaaaaatatacTCTTGGACATTCACTTTCAACAGCTTTCACTCACTTGGTGTCAACTAGAGTGAAAATGTATATGTGTCAACAAGCATCATCTTCTTTAATGGAGATTCCAGAATACATTTCTATACGGCCTTACAGAAGAAGCATTACATTGATATATATATCACAGCCATAAGCAGATCAATTTTGCTGATGGAGAAGAGTACCCCATTGCAGGGTGGAAGAGTATTGATAAATGATAACAGGtctaaaatatttcaatttcCCTCCTATTAATCAAGCcaagaagaagatgccattcatagtttctctttgctttttatttttcattattctcAGCAACCACTATGAcatgcaactctctctctcaaccccccccccacccccccgcCACTGTATATTAtggacataaaaaataaaaaacatgcttttttcgccaaaaaacaacatgaaaatcaagttagccaaaaaaaggacaaaagaacaccctttttgaaaaaacgccaaaacgaaaaaaatgaaaaaatgaggactttttttacatttttgaaTGTAAAACTGcttatttccattttctaatttttatttgttg encodes the following:
- the LOC116263399 gene encoding inosine-5'-monophosphate dehydrogenase-like isoform X2 — its product is MGDGLVEVKDGFTPEHLFNQGTSYTYDDVIFHPGYIDFPAESVDLTTNLTRNITLATPCVSSPMDTVTESSMAAAMAALGGIGIVHYNNLPTEQATLVSHAKSLRFGFISDPLCLSPSDTVGDASAVLSSSSSSCILVTESGTTKSRLVGIVTERDLFAAPDQETRLSNVMTRDPISVPAETSFEQAAASLIAKKLKYLPLVSEDGLLVELLSRDNVKKRMELPVSVARPSVGVDGKFLVGAAIGTRENDKERLEYLVKAGINVIVLDSSQGDSTYQREMILYVKRTYPELDVIAGNVVTSYQAQNLIKAGADALRVGMGSGSICTTQEVCAVGRAQATAVYKVASIASQSGVPIIADGGIQNSGHIVKALSLGASTVMMGSFFAGTEEAAGGYFYKDGRRLKKYRGMGSLDAMTKGSDARYLGDKSKLKIAQGVSAAVPDKGSVFRLIPYTMQAVRQGFQDLGVSSLQSAHKLCRSGGLRLEVRSGAAQVEGGVHDLVMYEKKAF
- the LOC116263399 gene encoding inosine-5'-monophosphate dehydrogenase-like isoform X1 — encoded protein: MKRHGCECDGLFILIFAISSRGPLIFRSGFSSLLLEAKAARHTRPRPPPPPNRPFTPSPSVDAPQSPSLLRPSPVSPKKMGDGLVEVKDGFTPEHLFNQGTSYTYDDVIFHPGYIDFPAESVDLTTNLTRNITLATPCVSSPMDTVTESSMAAAMAALGGIGIVHYNNLPTEQATLVSHAKSLRFGFISDPLCLSPSDTVGDASAVLSSSSSSCILVTESGTTKSRLVGIVTERDLFAAPDQETRLSNVMTRDPISVPAETSFEQAAASLIAKKLKYLPLVSEDGLLVELLSRDNVKKRMELPVSVARPSVGVDGKFLVGAAIGTRENDKERLEYLVKAGINVIVLDSSQGDSTYQREMILYVKRTYPELDVIAGNVVTSYQAQNLIKAGADALRVGMGSGSICTTQEVCAVGRAQATAVYKVASIASQSGVPIIADGGIQNSGHIVKALSLGASTVMMGSFFAGTEEAAGGYFYKDGRRLKKYRGMGSLDAMTKGSDARYLGDKSKLKIAQGVSAAVPDKGSVFRLIPYTMQAVRQGFQDLGVSSLQSAHKLCRSGGLRLEVRSGAAQVEGGVHDLVMYEKKAF